The following DNA comes from Cellulophaga sp. HaHa_2_95.
TACCGTAGAACGCAACAAAGATCTTTTAGAAATAGAAGTGAAAATTATAAATAGACTGGTAAAAAAAGATACGCTTCATGAGTATTTACCTACAGCTACTGGATCATGGTTTTATTATGAAACAAAAAATGATTCATTACCCTATGTACCTCAAGAAGAAGATGTCGTAACGTTAACGTACAATATCATGACGCTAACCAACGACACCATATATTCAGCAAAAAAAATTGGCACACAACGTATAAAAGTAAATAAGCCTAGTTTATTCAAAGGCTTACGAAATACCTTTACTCTTTTAAAGGAGGGCGAAAAAGCTACTTTCTTATTCCCATCTTCCCTAGCTTTTGGCTACCATGGAGATGATAATAAAATTACTCCCAATACCCCAATAAAATCATCCGTAGAAATTTTAACCATAGAAAAACACCCAACAAATAAATAGATTTAAAAAAATGAAAAACATTCTTAGTTTACTTCTTATTGCAACTGTTTTAGTAAGCAGTTGTAAATCTAGCAAAACAGCAGATTTAGGCGATGGCATTTTTGCTGATATTCAAACAACACAAGGAGATATCATTGTAAAATTAGAATATGATAAGACACCTGTTACTGTTGCCAATTTCGTATCTCTTGCCGAAGGAAAAAATCCTTTTGTGACCGATAGCTTAAAAGGAAAAAATTATTATGACGGACTTACTTTTCACCGGGTAATGAAAGATTTCATGATTCAAGGTGGAGATCCAACAGGAACCGGAATGGGAAATCCTGGATACCGTTTTATCGATGAGTTTGTAGATTCTTTAAGTCATAGCAAAAAGGGAATCCTTTCAATGGCCAATTCCGGTCCTAAAACTAACGGAAGTCAGTTTTTTATCACCCATAAGGAAACGCCTTGGTTAGACAACAAGCATACAGTTTTTGGTGAAGTTATAAACGGAATGGATGTTTTAGATAGCATTGCTACTGTAGCCGTTGGGGAAAACAATAAGCCTGTAGAAGCTGTGATTATGAACAAGGTAAAAATTATCAGAAACGGTAAAGAGGCAAAGAAATTTGATGCCGTTGCTGTTATGAAAAAATATTTTGCGGATGAAGAGCTTAGAGAAAAAGAGGCTGCTCGTTTAGAAGCGGAACGTGAGCAAAAATTAGCGGAAGCAAAAACTGCGTTTGTAGCTAATTTGGAAAGCCAGAAAAAAGCGGCACAAACTTTAGCTTCTGGCTTAAAAATATTTACTTTAGAAGAAGGTACTGGCGAAAAGCCTAAAGTGGGCCAAACGGCAAACCTTTACTA
Coding sequences within:
- the gldI gene encoding gliding motility-associated peptidyl-prolyl isomerase GldI, which encodes MKYLLYLSALCLLFISCEEPIARKPVRVSTPKLVKSTVERNKDLLEIEVKIINRLVKKDTLHEYLPTATGSWFYYETKNDSLPYVPQEEDVVTLTYNIMTLTNDTIYSAKKIGTQRIKVNKPSLFKGLRNTFTLLKEGEKATFLFPSSLAFGYHGDDNKITPNTPIKSSVEILTIEKHPTNK
- a CDS encoding peptidylprolyl isomerase; the protein is MKNILSLLLIATVLVSSCKSSKTADLGDGIFADIQTTQGDIIVKLEYDKTPVTVANFVSLAEGKNPFVTDSLKGKNYYDGLTFHRVMKDFMIQGGDPTGTGMGNPGYRFIDEFVDSLSHSKKGILSMANSGPKTNGSQFFITHKETPWLDNKHTVFGEVINGMDVLDSIATVAVGENNKPVEAVIMNKVKIIRNGKEAKKFDAVAVMKKYFADEELREKEAARLEAEREQKLAEAKTAFVANLESQKKAAQTLASGLKIFTLEEGTGEKPKVGQTANLYYAGYFEDGRLFDSNVEETSTLYGQFNWNRRDQGGYEPMPMVVSMDAPMIAGFKEAVMKMKVGQKARVFIPSHLAYGESGRGPIPANTDLIFDLEMVDIAQ